A window from Eretmochelys imbricata isolate rEreImb1 chromosome 23, rEreImb1.hap1, whole genome shotgun sequence encodes these proteins:
- the LOC144278784 gene encoding peptidoglycan-recognition protein SB1-like, translated as MNCVLEGKAFRSDDLGSETLAANDLFPDRGTGLRHSQIPRGRVRSRSCAELGSTGKPVGGFDGLHPGRSPGWSQGRDPCFLISEDDRVYEGRGWSTMGAHAKNWNNKSLGISFLGSFSKTAPDNTTLTAAKSLIQCAVSGGFLSESYTLKGHHDVKSTECPGDALYEAISQWPEFEA; from the exons ATGAACTGCGTGCTGGAAGGAAAAG cctttcGAAGCGACGACCTGGGAAGCGAGACACTGGCTGCAAATGACCTGTTCCCAGATCGAGGGACCGGCCTGCGGCACTCACAGATTCCCAGGGGTCGTGTTcgcagcagaagctgtgctgaGCTTGGAAGCACTGGAAAGCCCGTGGGTGGGTTTGACGGGCTGCACCCCGGCCGGAGCCCTGGCTGGAGTCAGGGGAGGGATCCCTG CTTCCTGATCAGCGAAGATGACAGAGTCTACGAGGGCAGAGGTTGGAGCACCATGGGGGCCCATGCCAAGAACTGGAACAATAAGTCACTGGGAATCAGCTTCCTGGGCAGCTTCTCCA AAACAGCCCCTGACAACACCACCCTGACCGCTgccaagagcctgatccaatgtGCAGTCTCCGGGGGCTTCCTGAGTGAAAGCTACACCCTGAAGGGGCATCATGACGTAAAGTCAACCGAATGCCCTGGGGATGCCCTCTACGAGGCCATAAGCCAGTGGCCTGAGTTTGAAGCCTGA